CACGGCGTCCATCTGGGCGTCCAGCCCACCCTCGAACAGCAGTGGGACGTCCTGCACGACTGCCTGCTCGCCGCGCGCGGCGGCCCGCGCCTCCAGCGCGGCCATGCGCGCCCGCACGCGGGGGTGCGTGACGCCGTTCAGGTCCGCCAGCGCCGCTGGATCACCGAACACCCGCCCCGCCAGCGCCGCGCGGTCCAGCGTGCCGTCCACGACCACGCCGGGGAACCGGGCGGCCAGCAGGCCCAGCACCTCGGGGTCCTGCGTCACCAGCCGCGCCTGCTCGTCGGCGTCCAGCACGGTCAGGCCGCGCGCGCGCAGCAGGGCCGCGACGGTACTCTTGCCCGCCCCGATGGACCCGGTCAGCCCGATACGTCTGGGGATGTTCACGCCGCGCACTGTAGCAGTGGCGGGCACCCGGCAACGGCGGGGGAGGGCCGGCCTACGCGTCAGATGCCCGTCAAGTCGCGCGGTGAAGATGCCGTCATGCACCGCGCCGACGGTCATTTTCTTCCCTCTCACGGGCACTTCACCCCGCCCGGAGCGGTTCTCACGTATCATGCCCGCATGCCCAATCCTGGCAGTGAGCGGACCGCGTGGCCCCAGACGGCCCCGCTGATCGCCACGGAGGTTACCGAGTGAATCGACGCATCATGACCGGCGGACTGCTGAGCCTCATGCTGCTGCTGGCGCCCGCCAGCGCGCAGACGGCCCCCGCCACGCCCGCCACCCCCAGCGCCGCCCCGGCGCGCCCCATTCCCGCCGCGAACTACGTCGCGGTCGGCGGGTACTACTACGAGCAGGGCAAGTACGACCAGGCGTACGTCGCGTACCGCGCCGCCGCCGAACTCGAACCCGGCAACCCGGCCGCGCTGCTCGGCCTGGGCCGCGCGCAGGTGAAACTGCGCCTGTACAGCGCCGGGATCACCACGCTGCAGCAACTCGTGAAGCTCGACCCGCGCAGTTTCGACGCGCAGATCTCGCTGTCGCAGGCGTACGTGCAGCAGTACATCGGCGCCGGTGACCGCACGCTGGTGGGCGCGAACCTGACGGCCGCCCTGACGGTCCTGCAGGACGCCGAGGGCCTCGCGCAGGCCGCCACGCAGAACGCGGACGTGCTGCTCAGCCGCGTGTGGAACGAACGCGGCTACGTGTACAAACTGCAGGGCGACGCCCCCCGGGCCATCGACGCGTTCAAGCGCGCCATCGCCCTGAACGGCGACAACGCCATCCTGATGTACAACCTGGGCGACATGTACTACGCCACCGGGAACATCCCCCTGGCGCTGGACAACCTGCAGCAGGCCGTGATCCTCGACCCGCGCGATCCGTTCAACCGCGCGTACTACGCCAAACTGCTCGCCCTGAGCGGGAACGTCACCGCCGCCAAACCCGAGGCCGCGCAGGCCGCGCGTCTCGCGCCCCGCAACGCGTACGCCGTCGGGCAGTACGGCGTCGTCAGTTACCTCGCCAAGGACCCGGTCACGGCCCGCGCGCAGCTGAACCAGGCCGTGACGCTCGACCCGCTGCGCTACCCGGAGTTCTACTTCTACCTGGGTCGCCTCGCGCTGGACGCCGGGGACCTGAAGGTCGCCCGTGAGCAGTTCACGCGCGCCTCGGCGCTGGGCAGCCAGAACGCCGAGTACGCGTACTACCTGGGTCTCAGCTACGAGCGGGGCGCGGGCACTGCCGCGCCGGACCGCCTGAAAGCCCGTGAGAACTACGAGCGTGCCCTGAAGCTCAGCCCGAACTACAAAGACGCGCAGGACGCCCTGAACCGCGTACGCTAAGCCGCGTTCCCTGATGCCCTCCAGGCCCACCTGGAGGGCGTTTTCGTGTGGTGCCCCGGCGGCCTTCATCTGGCCCGCACGCCGGACGTGGAACTGTCACAGCAACCTCACAAACGTAAAAAATCCACATTGCCCCGCGCGTGACGCCGCAGGCCAGGGTGGGCGGCCACCGCGAATCTCGGGAAAAGTGCTGCCAGGACAGCAAAAATTCCTGGCATCTCGTCGGATGAGTGCTTCCGGTGGACCCCCCATGCGGGGGTCACGTCACGCTCATCTTCATTTTCGGCGCCGTGAGCGGCCCGAGATGCCCCCCTGAGTACCTTGAGGCCACTTCAGACCGGACCCCACATTCCCACCGGTCAAAGGACCCTCACATGCGCACGTTCATCCTGACCACCCTGCTGCCCCTGACCGCCCTCCTCGCCTCCTGCGGCGGCCCCAGCACCCCCAGCGCCGCTGTCGGCAGCGCTGGCAGCACCGGCGGGCAGAGCAGCGGCCCCCGCGACGCCGGCAGCCAGACCATGAGCAGCGAGGAAGCGCAGATCCTCAGCGCCCTGAACGCCGCGCGCGGCGTGGCCCGCACCTGCGGCACACAGCGCTTCGAGGCCGCCGCGCCCGTCACCTGGAACGGCTACCTGGCCGCCGCCGCCCGCGCCCACGCCGCCGACATGGGCACCCGCAAGTTCTTCGATCACGTCAACCCCGACGGGAAGACCCCCGCGCAGCGCATGCAGGCCGCCGGGTACACCGGCTGGACCGAGGTCGCCGAGAACATCGCCGCCGGGTACACCGTCGCCAACGTCATGCAGGGCTGGATCGACAGCCCCAGCCACTGCAAGACCCTGATGGACCCCACCCTGAAAGAAGTCGGGATCGGGTACGTGTACCAGCCCGGCACGCCCTACGGCACGTACTGGGTGCAGGACTTCGGCACGCGCTGAACGGCGCGCAGGGAACGCCGGCGACTGAAGGCCCGTTCCCACTGGAAGAAAACTCGGGCGGGACGACTCTGTGAGGGGAGTCGTCCCGCCCTCGACTGTGTGGCGCTTCATAAGGACTTCGGTTGAAAGGTTTGCAAAAACTTTCAACCCGAGCGGAGCGAGCAGGAGGGAAACGGGTTCCGGGCGTGGAGTTGGCAACCCGGTGCTGTCCCGGGTTGTCAACGAAACAGACGGAATCCGTATCAGCCGCCCAGGTAGGCCTGCAGCACCCGCTCATCGTTCACGAGTTCGGCGCTGTTCCCACTGACCGGCCCCGACCCCGGCTTCGCCGCCGACCCCCTGGAAAAACGCTCCCTCGGCGAACACATCGCCGCGCACCTCCAGGAACTCCTCCTCGACGGCCGCCTGAAACCCGGCGATACACTGCCCAGCCAGCGCGACCTCGCCCAGCGCTACGGCACCAGCGTCGCCGCCGTGCGCGAGGCGATTTCCATCCTCTCCGCCAGCGGCGTCGTCGACGCCCGACCCGGCCGCGGCACCATCATCCTCCCCGTCACGCAGCAGGCCCCCAGCATCAACCTCTGGCTCGGCGCCGTCCACGACGAACACGAGGCCCGCGCGTTCCTCGACACCCGCCAGGCGCTCGAACACTACACCATCGCCCAGGCCGCCCGGCACGCCACCCCCGAACAGCACACCGACCTGCTGGAGCACCTGCACCGCATGCGCGACGCGCAGGGCGCACCCGAAGCGTTCATCCAGGCCGACCTCGCCCTGCACATGGCCATCGCCCACGCCGCCGGGAACCCCGTCGTCCTGCGCCTCCTGCGCGCCATCCACATGCCGCTGGCCAACCTGCTGCGCGCCATCAGCACCGACCTGATGCACGCCGGACGCTTCCCGCACCTGTACACCACCCACGAACAGATCATCCACGGCATCATCCG
This region of Deinococcus sp. JMULE3 genomic DNA includes:
- the coaE gene encoding dephospho-CoA kinase (Dephospho-CoA kinase (CoaE) performs the final step in coenzyme A biosynthesis.), which produces MNIPRRIGLTGSIGAGKSTVAALLRARGLTVLDADEQARLVTQDPEVLGLLAARFPGVVVDGTLDRAALAGRVFGDPAALADLNGVTHPRVRARMAALEARAAARGEQAVVQDVPLLFEGGLDAQMDAVIVVDAPLSLRVQRVMARSGLTEAEVLARDARQMPADQKRARATVVIDNDRDLPHLEMQVDRALRQLGLGG
- a CDS encoding tetratricopeptide repeat protein, which translates into the protein MNRRIMTGGLLSLMLLLAPASAQTAPATPATPSAAPARPIPAANYVAVGGYYYEQGKYDQAYVAYRAAAELEPGNPAALLGLGRAQVKLRLYSAGITTLQQLVKLDPRSFDAQISLSQAYVQQYIGAGDRTLVGANLTAALTVLQDAEGLAQAATQNADVLLSRVWNERGYVYKLQGDAPRAIDAFKRAIALNGDNAILMYNLGDMYYATGNIPLALDNLQQAVILDPRDPFNRAYYAKLLALSGNVTAAKPEAAQAARLAPRNAYAVGQYGVVSYLAKDPVTARAQLNQAVTLDPLRYPEFYFYLGRLALDAGDLKVAREQFTRASALGSQNAEYAYYLGLSYERGAGTAAPDRLKARENYERALKLSPNYKDAQDALNRVR
- a CDS encoding CAP domain-containing protein, translated to MRTFILTTLLPLTALLASCGGPSTPSAAVGSAGSTGGQSSGPRDAGSQTMSSEEAQILSALNAARGVARTCGTQRFEAAAPVTWNGYLAAAARAHAADMGTRKFFDHVNPDGKTPAQRMQAAGYTGWTEVAENIAAGYTVANVMQGWIDSPSHCKTLMDPTLKEVGIGYVYQPGTPYGTYWVQDFGTR
- a CDS encoding FadR/GntR family transcriptional regulator, giving the protein MAAHLQELLLDGRLKPGDTLPSQRDLAQRYGTSVAAVREAISILSASGVVDARPGRGTIILPVTQQAPSINLWLGAVHDEHEARAFLDTRQALEHYTIAQAARHATPEQHTDLLEHLHRMRDAQGAPEAFIQADLALHMAIAHAAGNPVVLRLLRAIHMPLANLLRAISTDLMHAGRFPHLYTTHEQIIHGIIRRDPEAATAAFDHMLDQTTEGGTLERALGHPEQSEMPLGPDFLEDLHWNLTRLIGPMADVLIPEAASELGLDPDALTRTHLTRYLANLARQLPDGKQAEWTALSGLLEKRYG